Genomic segment of Octadecabacter arcticus 238:
GAGAGTCGACCATCTGTTGCAATGCATATGACAAAGCTGCGTTTGTCGCGGTCATTTGGGTTATCAGCATAGCTTCTACCGCGTCCTTAGGTTCCATCTCGATAGCCATATTTGTTAGCATGCCATAGTAAGCGTCACCCCGACCCCCCAAACTGCCCAAACCGGTTATTAGAACGCCGTTTGCTGCCGCGCGAGTTTTCATACCAAACAGGTTCTTTATCATATCGTCATCAGTCACTGTGACTTGTAGCTTGTTCTCCTCATCTTTGAATATTGTTGGTACTTCGCGCCGCGTGGCCGCTGTCTTCGCTATTTTTGTCATTTTGGGTGTTCCCATTGTTTTGTGTTTCCGTTCCAGTGCCGCTCCTGCGGCCCGTGCTTTTCCCATTCCGTCAGCAACCGCCACGCGGCCAGAGACACAACGCCCCCCGTCCACGTTTTAGGTCGCCCCCCACACGTGACGCCGTGCGTGTGAATGTCAGTTGGTCCTGTTGCGGTTTTCGGTTTCTGGGCAGGGGGTGCTGCGACACTCGCGACAACTGCGACACGGGGGCGCTGAACAGGGACTGCTGCCTTCGATTCCACCGAAAGGGGCGGCGTGCCCCCTTCGATTTCGTTTAATGCCTGCTGCACATCAAACCACATGCGCGCCACCGTTCACGATACGCCAGCTTTCCGCCCGCGCACGCCCCCTAACAAGCGTGCCGGGGTCGAGCGGAGCAATCCAGCCGTGCCGCTCCAACAGCGCAAGCGCGGCGCGTGCTTTTGGGCTTTCACGCAATGGGTTCGGGCCAAGGCGCACAACATCGCGCACCATGATTTCCGGCTCTCCCCATCCATCCAATAGCCACTTTCGCAAGGCTTCGGCCCGGTCGATTTCCTGTGATACCGTCGCTGCATCGGCCAGCCGCACCGCTTCGGACAGGTGGAATTGCGCCAAGGCGATGCCGTTGCCCATATCTACGGGGGTCACATCGTTTGCGTGCAGGTTGCGCCATAGGGTCAGCACGCCCGCGATGCGCGCCGCCTGTTCTGCCGACTTACTGGCATAGCCCGGCAAGCGGTGCAGGTCGCCGCCCGGTGCCTGCGCCGCCTCTACCGTGTCTGCATAGCGAATGAGCAAGGCGCGCGCCCCATCGGACAATGCCAAAGTGCGCGGCTGTAACTCCCGCGTGTCTGAATCCATCGGCATTTCCGTTTCAAGTATGTCGCGCAGGCGCGTTCCGAAGCGGTCGAGCGCGCTTTCGTCGCGGCGCATTGTTCCGTGTAAACGTGCGCCGATAGTGCTGCGTGGCTCACAGATCAGAAAACGGGGCAAAAAGCCGGTATCCGCCGCCATTGGGTCTGACATAAATGCGCGCGCCACGCCGGGCTGAACCATTAGATGCACGGCCAGCCGCCGCCCGAATAGCGTTGAATGCCCGTCGCCAGAGCGCGTGCGCCGGATTGGATTGCCCATCCAAAGGTCATTCAATGCGGCCAGCGTCTTTTGCCGGTTCTCCGAGTTCATGGCGTGCCCACCCAAGAACTGCCCACCTTCGTCGCTGAAAATGCCAAGGGACGGTTGCCCCATCGCAAACAGGCGTGTCAGCCCCTCAAAGGTCGGTTCGGTCACTGTGCGGTCTGCGGACGGGGGTGCTGCCGGTTCCCCGCCCAGCGCGTCCAGATCGGCCCTCGCGGCTGTTTTTTTCTCTCCTTTGCCGCGCTTGGCTTCATTTAAGATCCGGTCGCGTTCTCCTTTCCAGATTGCATGCGCGTTAATCCATGATTGCGTATCGTCGCGCTGGGCTTCGCTTCTTTCACGTTCGAATGTTCGCAGGGCGGCCATAAGAGGCGCATCGCAGCTTGATTTGCGTTCACCGCTGCCCGCAATCGTCAGCAGATACAGCGACAGCGCACGCGCGCCGCCAAGGGTTTCAACATCGGCAAAACCTTGCACGGCCAGTGATGCCACGGCCAGCGCTGATGCTCCGGGAATTGCCAAGGGTGCCTGCGTCATGCCCTGCACGGCTTGGACAACATCGGCCAGCGGTCCAAGCGCCTGCACGGGATAATCCGCACCGTCCGCAATTTCGCGCAACAGCGGTTGCGGTGCTTCGGGGTTGAAGGGTGTTTCTGTAGCGTGAACGTGCATCATGCCGCGTCCTTTCCGTTCAAAATGTCATTCCAATCGCGCCCGTCAGGGGCAGGCAGCAGTGATACCTGCCACCCGATGCCGTGCGCCCGCGCTGCCAAAGCCTGCGCTGCTGTGCGGCCTGCTGCATCGCCATCGGGGGCAATGGTCAATCGCCCCGGTTCGTCCGGTAAATGCAGTCCGCGTATCCCCGATGTGGACAGCGCCGCCCAAACAGTCGCAGGGGAACGCAATAGCCCGCTAGACAGGCTCAGCGCGGTTTCGATGCCTTCTGCCACGGCAAGCGTCTGCGGCCCGTTAGACAGGCGTACAGCGCCGCCGCACACCGCGCCCAGCATCGCCTTGGACGGCGTCACATCGGCCTTACCGCTGCCATCACAGCGCAGATAGGTGCGATGCACTGCAAAGCCCGCGCCACCCTCCACGAGCGCCACCAACGCCGGAAATGTTTTGGCGGTTGCGTGCCAGCATTGCGGGTCAAATCGCAGGGTGTCGGGAAGGGGGCAGGTAATACCCCGCCCCCTCAAATAGCTTTCTGCAACAGTGCCCGCGATAGGCTGTGTGCCTTTCCACAGCCGCCACGCTTGATCTGCGCGCTTTGCGTCAACCTTGCGCTGTTCTGCTGCGCGCTGGGCAGAGATTGCCGGATCTGGTGGCGTGTAGGTGCCCTGCGTGATGCCCGCCGCTGTCGCAATGTCGCGATAGTCGCAACCGGCCTTCTTACAATTCAACAAAAGCTGGCTGCCGGTGCCATCGGCCAAAGTGAGCGCGTTCTGGGTCTTTTTGCCTTTGCTTTGGCAAACTGGGCAGGGTGCTGCGCCATACCGGCCATACCATTTGCCGCGAAGGGTTTGGGTCAGGTGCTTTGCAGCCGTCATTGCACCGCCCCCCATGCCAGACCCGCAATAAGCCGTGCTTGCGTGTCAGTCAGCCCATGCAGGCGGCGCAGTTTGTGGATTTGTGCCACACTCGCATCGCTGTTGTAGCGCGCTGGTTTGCGTTGTGATATAATTTCGAAACACGCCGCTAACGCATGACAATCTACCCGGCCCGGTTCCTGCCCCCACAGGTTCCGGGTCATTTTGTTTGAGCTGACCATATCAAGCCACCTGTTCGCGCATATTGCCAGGGGAATCGCATGAGATTTAGGTGTTAATTATTTCGGCGAGGAAATCATCATCCCATGATGCAATGTGGCGCTTTGATCGCAGGCTATGCTTCCCCTTTACGGAGCGCAGCATGTTGCTTGCAGCGTGTTTTATGGTCGTAAAATTCGCTGGAGCATTGCCTTTTCGGATACGGCATTCATCGTCGCGAAACACCATGTCCATGACCCAATGCAGCCCGTTTTCTATTCCCCAGTGGTCACGGATGGCTTTGGCGTGATGTTCAGCATCTGATGTCATTGATGAAATGTAATAGCGGGTTTCGGCGCGCGTTTTATCCTGCAGGATGGCGTGGTACTGGACCATAACGATGCTTTTCAAACCGGGCCAATTGTGGTCCGCTTTAAGCCAGTCAATATCCGTGCACACTGTGACCCTCCTTGTTTCGATACGGCCATGAGACTTCTCTACCGTTTCGTGGTAAGTGACTGTTGTGTCGTCATAATCTACGGCCGCCTGTTCCGTCATGAATAATTCTGTGTCCTTGCGTAGGCTGCCCTGATTACCCTTCAAAGCGAGGATGTAGTCTGCTTCTTTGGAGATGATCTTCGCGGCGATTTCGCGTTGGCATCCCATAGCGTCGATGGTGACAATAGCCCCCTTCAGGGTGAGCAGTTCCAACAGTTCTGGTATGGCCGTTATCTCGTTGGACTTGCCGTCCACCTGCCGTTGCGCCAGCGTCAGATTCCATTCCGAACTCCAGGCCGAGATCATGTGAATTGCGGCCTTGCCGCCAGCTTTATCCAGGCTGCGGCGAGAGGTTTTCCCATCAATCGCGACCACTCCAGTCACCGTCTTGTTAAGGGAGGCCACCCAGTCGATAAAACAGGCCTGAAACGCCTCGGCATCCAAGGCCGCAAAGATGTTTCCAAGTTGGTCATGGGACGGTGTCCCGTCTGCAAAAGGTAGAAAACGCTTCAAAAAGCCCAGTTTCTTGGTCCCATATATCGAGATGGCCGTCCAGTCATTGGCACCTGACAAAACAGCGCATAGGGTTAAGAGGAGTATTTCCGGCAAAGGGTAAGTCACTTTAACCTCTTGACGTGAATCGCTTATATCTGAAAAATGCGTAAGAAATTCAATGGGATGGATCTCAGGTGAACTTGGGGTTGGCATGGCATATGACCTCGTTAAAACAGTAAAGATCACCCATCGAATCAGCCTCTACAACATTTGTCGACATCGTTATTGTTCATGCGATTGCCTTGCGCATATTGCGCAGGTGGGTTTCAACGTCGCCTTCAGGCCAGTATAGACGCCCGCCAAGCTTTATGGGTTTGGGCAATCGGCCAGCCGCTAAGTCGACGTAAATTGCGCTGCGTGAGCGGTTGCCTAGTTTTTCGCGTAGTTCGGTTAGGGTGAGATAGTTTTGCATTATGCACCGTCCTTTTCTGACTAAGATGGTGCATCGTCGCGCGAATTGGCCCTGGGCGGGATTGTGCGCTAAAATCAGAAATTAAATCGCAAGGCGTTCGCAGCGTTCAATTTGTCGCGCCCAGCTTGCGGGGGCGGATCGCAGTATCCGCCCTCTGGACTTTTGTGCCGTCCCAACAGCCCAGCGTTGAACAAAGCTTCAGTGAATTCCCGCCAGTTGGCTTTGGGCATGGCTTCGCGGGCGTCGAGTGTCCGTAAGTACTCCAGCCGTTTCACGTCGTGATGCCGCGTTTGCAGCAACTTTCCGTGTAATGACTTTTGTTTCCTCTTCAGCTCCACCGACGCGCTTTTGAGTTGCTCTCCGAGAGGCTTGTCTAAGCTGAATGTAATTGTGGTTTGTCCAATGAGCGGAGAAAGTGACGAGCGGCCTACCTCGCTGGATGGGCTGCCATCCAAGATGTGTAGGCCGTCAGAGCGAAGGATTTTTAATCTTTCGTCTGGATAATCGGACGTGGAAGGGT
This window contains:
- a CDS encoding helix-turn-helix transcriptional regulator; translated protein: MQNYLTLTELREKLGNRSRSAIYVDLAAGRLPKPIKLGGRLYWPEGDVETHLRNMRKAIA
- a CDS encoding YfjI family protein, whose protein sequence is MMHVHATETPFNPEAPQPLLREIADGADYPVQALGPLADVVQAVQGMTQAPLAIPGASALAVASLAVQGFADVETLGGARALSLYLLTIAGSGERKSSCDAPLMAALRTFERERSEAQRDDTQSWINAHAIWKGERDRILNEAKRGKGEKKTAARADLDALGGEPAAPPSADRTVTEPTFEGLTRLFAMGQPSLGIFSDEGGQFLGGHAMNSENRQKTLAALNDLWMGNPIRRTRSGDGHSTLFGRRLAVHLMVQPGVARAFMSDPMAADTGFLPRFLICEPRSTIGARLHGTMRRDESALDRFGTRLRDILETEMPMDSDTRELQPRTLALSDGARALLIRYADTVEAAQAPGGDLHRLPGYASKSAEQAARIAGVLTLWRNLHANDVTPVDMGNGIALAQFHLSEAVRLADAATVSQEIDRAEALRKWLLDGWGEPEIMVRDVVRLGPNPLRESPKARAALALLERHGWIAPLDPGTLVRGRARAESWRIVNGGAHVV
- a CDS encoding DUF7146 domain-containing protein; this translates as MTAAKHLTQTLRGKWYGRYGAAPCPVCQSKGKKTQNALTLADGTGSQLLLNCKKAGCDYRDIATAAGITQGTYTPPDPAISAQRAAEQRKVDAKRADQAWRLWKGTQPIAGTVAESYLRGRGITCPLPDTLRFDPQCWHATAKTFPALVALVEGGAGFAVHRTYLRCDGSGKADVTPSKAMLGAVCGGAVRLSNGPQTLAVAEGIETALSLSSGLLRSPATVWAALSTSGIRGLHLPDEPGRLTIAPDGDAAGRTAAQALAARAHGIGWQVSLLPAPDGRDWNDILNGKDAA
- a CDS encoding ISAs1-like element ISOan1 family transposase translates to MIFTVLTRSYAMPTPSSPEIHPIEFLTHFSDISDSRQEVKVTYPLPEILLLTLCAVLSGANDWTAISIYGTKKLGFLKRFLPFADGTPSHDQLGNIFAALDAEAFQACFIDWVASLNKTVTGVVAIDGKTSRRSLDKAGGKAAIHMISAWSSEWNLTLAQRQVDGKSNEITAIPELLELLTLKGAIVTIDAMGCQREIAAKIISKEADYILALKGNQGSLRKDTELFMTEQAAVDYDDTTVTYHETVEKSHGRIETRRVTVCTDIDWLKADHNWPGLKSIVMVQYHAILQDKTRAETRYYISSMTSDAEHHAKAIRDHWGIENGLHWVMDMVFRDDECRIRKGNAPANFTTIKHAASNMLRSVKGKHSLRSKRHIASWDDDFLAEIINT